A genome region from Tolypothrix sp. PCC 7712 includes the following:
- a CDS encoding chlorophyll a/b-binding protein: MTNATKTLSAPVVEDRNSWRWGFTPQAEIWNGRLAMIGFLAAALIELLSGKGFLHFWGIL, translated from the coding sequence ATGACAAACGCAACCAAAACCCTATCTGCACCTGTAGTAGAAGATCGCAACTCTTGGCGTTGGGGCTTTACCCCCCAAGCAGAAATTTGGAACGGTCGTTTAGCAATGATCGGCTTCTTAGCAGCAGCTTTAATTGAGCTGTTATCTGGGAAAGGCTTTCTGCACTTCTGGGGTATTCTCTAA
- the tnpA gene encoding IS200/IS605 family transposase — translation MTSGLRHERHSVSDLKIHLVCVSKYRRKIFTNESLELIHKSFVEVAKKMDFQILEFNGESDHIHTVIEFPPKLSISQIVNALKGVSSRRYGQAGFPKPYGKQALWSPSYFVSSVGGAPLEILKKYIENQEKPS, via the coding sequence ATGACAAGTGGGTTAAGACATGAGAGACATAGCGTTTCAGACCTAAAAATACATTTGGTCTGCGTTTCTAAATATAGAAGAAAGATTTTTACCAATGAAAGTCTTGAACTAATCCACAAATCATTTGTAGAAGTAGCGAAAAAGATGGATTTTCAAATACTTGAGTTTAACGGAGAATCAGACCATATTCACACTGTAATTGAGTTTCCGCCTAAACTTTCAATATCTCAAATTGTTAATGCGTTAAAAGGTGTATCTAGTCGTAGATATGGTCAAGCTGGATTTCCTAAACCCTATGGCAAACAGGCTCTATGGAGTCCTAGTTATTTTGTGTCTTCTGTTGGGGGTGCGCCACTTGAAATCCTTAAGAAATACATCGAGAATCAAGAAAAGCCGTCGTAG
- the rpoD gene encoding RNA polymerase sigma factor RpoD, with translation MNQANNVLESIYQPDLEIMNQPELELEELLIEDEEDLLITDDGDIDDFLEPQSDEDDAKSGKAAKSRRRTQSKKKHYTEDSIRLYLQEIGRIRLLRADEEIELARKIADLLELERIRERLSEQLERDPRDSEWAEAVQLPLPAFRYRLHVGRRAKDKMVQSNLRLVVSIAKKYMNRGLSFQDLIQEGSLGLIRAAEKFDHEKGYKFSTYATWWIRQAITRAIADQSRTIRLPVHLYETISRIKKTTKLLSQEMGRKPTEEEIATRMEMTIEKLRFIAKSAQLPISLETPIGKEEDSRLGDFIESDGETPEDQVSKNLLREDLEKVLDSLSPRERDVLRLRYGLDDGRMKTLEEIGQIFNVTRERIRQIEAKALRKLRHPNRNSVLKEYIR, from the coding sequence ATGAACCAGGCTAACAACGTACTCGAAAGCATATATCAGCCTGACCTAGAAATAATGAATCAGCCTGAGCTCGAGTTAGAAGAACTCTTAATAGAAGATGAAGAGGACTTGCTGATAACTGATGATGGCGACATTGATGATTTTTTAGAGCCTCAGTCTGATGAGGACGACGCAAAGTCTGGAAAAGCCGCTAAATCGCGTCGTCGGACACAAAGCAAGAAAAAGCACTATACCGAAGATTCTATTCGCCTTTACTTGCAAGAAATTGGTCGCATTCGTCTGTTGCGGGCAGATGAAGAAATTGAATTGGCACGTAAAATTGCTGATTTACTGGAATTAGAAAGAATACGGGAAAGGCTTTCGGAACAGTTGGAACGCGATCCTCGCGATAGCGAATGGGCAGAAGCTGTACAACTACCCTTGCCAGCATTTCGCTACCGTTTGCATGTTGGTCGCAGGGCAAAAGATAAGATGGTGCAATCTAACCTCCGCCTTGTAGTTTCAATTGCTAAGAAATACATGAATCGTGGTTTATCCTTCCAAGATTTAATTCAAGAAGGTAGCCTAGGCTTGATTCGCGCCGCAGAAAAATTTGACCATGAAAAAGGTTATAAGTTTTCTACCTACGCTACATGGTGGATTCGTCAAGCAATTACCAGAGCGATCGCCGATCAATCCCGCACTATTCGTCTTCCAGTTCACCTCTACGAAACCATCTCCCGCATCAAGAAAACCACTAAGCTACTTTCTCAAGAAATGGGTCGCAAACCAACTGAAGAAGAAATTGCGACTCGTATGGAAATGACAATTGAGAAGCTAAGGTTTATTGCTAAATCTGCCCAATTGCCTATTTCTTTAGAAACACCTATTGGGAAAGAAGAAGATTCTCGCTTAGGTGATTTTATTGAATCTGATGGCGAAACTCCAGAAGACCAAGTTTCTAAAAATCTGCTGCGTGAAGATTTAGAAAAAGTCCTCGACAGCCTCAGCCCTCGCGAAAGAGATGTTCTCAGATTACGTTACGGTTTGGATGATGGCCGGATGAAAACCTTAGAGGAAATTGGCCAAATTTTCAATGTGACTCGCGAACGCATTCGTCAAATTGAAGCCAAAGCACTCCGCAAGTTACGCCACCCAAATCGCAACAGTGTTCTTAAAGAATATATCCGTTAG
- a CDS encoding NAD(P)-dependent oxidoreductase, with the protein MKVAFLGTGLMGLPMAQRLLAANIELVAYNRTPEKLAPLQAAGAEIATHPRYAIRAADCIILMLTNAAAIYSVLLSDTSWRTLSGRTVIQMGTITPTESQEIRDAVVAAGGEYLEAPVLGSIPEAQTGKLIVMVGAREDQFQRYLNLLQNFGPEPRLVGPVGAAASVKLALNQLIASLTTSFALSLAFVQRQGIDVEKFMEILRESVLYAPTFDKKLARMLDGNFANPNFPTKHLLKDTDLFINEAKTVELDVSSIKGVRQILHSAMKMSFANDDYSAVFYAIKAWEEGRWE; encoded by the coding sequence ATGAAGGTGGCATTTCTGGGAACTGGACTAATGGGACTACCGATGGCCCAAAGGCTATTAGCTGCAAATATAGAGTTAGTTGCCTATAACCGCACCCCAGAAAAATTAGCACCACTACAAGCAGCTGGTGCAGAAATTGCGACACATCCCCGCTATGCAATTCGTGCTGCTGATTGCATAATTCTCATGCTCACTAATGCTGCTGCTATTTATAGTGTCTTGCTTTCTGACACTTCCTGGCGGACTCTTTCAGGACGTACTGTTATCCAAATGGGGACAATTACACCCACAGAAAGCCAAGAAATTCGAGATGCGGTAGTGGCTGCTGGTGGCGAATATCTAGAGGCACCTGTTTTAGGTAGTATTCCAGAAGCACAAACAGGCAAACTCATTGTCATGGTAGGCGCTCGTGAAGATCAATTTCAGCGCTACTTAAATTTACTACAGAATTTTGGCCCGGAACCTCGATTAGTAGGCCCTGTAGGCGCTGCTGCGTCTGTCAAATTGGCACTTAATCAACTAATTGCTTCGCTGACAACTAGCTTTGCGTTGAGTTTAGCTTTTGTGCAGCGTCAGGGTATTGACGTAGAAAAATTCATGGAAATCCTGCGGGAAAGTGTACTTTACGCTCCTACTTTTGATAAAAAGCTGGCACGAATGTTAGATGGAAATTTTGCCAATCCCAATTTCCCCACTAAACATTTGTTGAAAGATACAGACTTATTTATCAATGAAGCTAAAACAGTTGAATTGGATGTTAGCAGTATTAAAGGTGTGCGGCAAATCTTACACTCAGCAATGAAAATGTCATTTGCTAATGATGATTATTCCGCTGTTTTTTACGCTATCAAAGCCTGGGAAGAAGGACGTTGGGAGTAG
- a CDS encoding Uma2 family endonuclease, which yields MVKSQPYHALPTSAELPCSDDMPVDNEDQNFIPNLLLFLLESIWANRNDWFFGVDMGIYHTTGVSHLVPVVPDGFLSLGVQRRKANTSRSSYVVWEEENIVPKLVLEVVSKTPGDEYDNKLNIYAKLGVLYYIIYNPQYWRRDQHQPFEMYKLIDGEYQLQIGEPFWMAEIGLGIGRSRYTSGTIQREALYWYDETGTRYPTAEEVAQAERQQRELAQQQAQAERQQKERLAAKLRELGIDPDNI from the coding sequence ATGGTAAAGTCTCAACCATATCATGCTCTGCCAACCAGCGCTGAACTGCCTTGTTCGGACGATATGCCAGTGGATAACGAGGATCAAAATTTTATTCCTAATTTACTACTGTTTCTCCTAGAGTCAATTTGGGCAAACAGGAATGACTGGTTTTTTGGGGTAGATATGGGTATTTACCACACAACCGGAGTGAGCCATCTAGTACCAGTAGTTCCCGATGGTTTTTTGAGCTTAGGAGTGCAACGGCGAAAAGCAAATACATCGCGCTCAAGCTATGTAGTTTGGGAAGAAGAAAACATTGTACCTAAGTTGGTTTTGGAAGTAGTTTCCAAAACACCCGGTGATGAATATGATAATAAGCTCAATATCTATGCCAAATTAGGTGTCCTGTACTACATTATCTACAATCCGCAGTACTGGCGACGCGACCAACATCAACCCTTTGAAATGTATAAATTGATTGATGGCGAATATCAACTGCAAATAGGCGAACCCTTTTGGATGGCAGAAATTGGATTGGGAATTGGGCGATCGCGTTACACTTCTGGCACAATTCAACGAGAGGCGTTGTATTGGTATGACGAAACAGGTACTCGTTACCCAACTGCAGAGGAAGTTGCTCAAGCCGAACGTCAACAGCGAGAACTAGCTCAACAACAGGCGCAAGCCGAACGTCAACAAAAAGAACGATTAGCAGCCAAGCTCAGAGAATTGGGAATCGATCCAGATAATATTTGA
- a CDS encoding NACHT domain-containing protein, protein MTRRSLQASAKGISKAEAALIRNSLTQQGLAGELGISRQPVTKFFQGKPVDRYIFVTICEKLNLNWEEIIISSSFPEVEQPASVSQMQSLVQILREKVHDSIQRRCGVMRVLDMEQPRRLDTIYTQVNIWQRVSAYRRLDIAEISRNFEPGKYNCFNLGSLQQPRRPALEAVESHDKLMILGKPGSGKTIFLKWLAIQCNLGEYRGDRVPIFIHLKDFAEAREQPNLLEYITEQFEECGVTISNAVLNLLTEGLAFVLLDGLDEIQDADFERVVRDIHRFTTRFYTNRFVITCRVAARKYIFEQFTEVEIADFDEQQMSEFVTKWFQEEASTKAEYVLHKLQENQSLQELANNPLLLTFLCLFFTEVTDFEQSEIYQEALNILIKQWNEQRYIQQNGSNQQISTQLIEELLSVVAQNTWDRREYFFKQEAIEKQICEYIQNLSDSKRNLNLAEIDSEALLKYIQAQNGLLVERAKRIYSFSHITFQQFLAGKHRRYF, encoded by the coding sequence ATGACTAGGCGATCGCTCCAAGCATCGGCTAAGGGAATTAGTAAGGCCGAAGCTGCTTTAATTCGTAATTCCTTGACGCAGCAGGGGTTAGCCGGAGAACTGGGAATTAGCCGCCAGCCAGTTACCAAGTTTTTTCAAGGTAAACCAGTTGATCGCTATATCTTCGTGACAATTTGCGAAAAGCTGAATCTCAATTGGGAGGAAATTATCATCTCCTCATCCTTCCCGGAGGTAGAACAGCCAGCCAGCGTTAGTCAGATGCAAAGTTTGGTACAGATCCTCCGCGAAAAAGTCCACGACAGTATTCAAAGGCGTTGTGGGGTGATGCGGGTGCTAGATATGGAACAACCAAGAAGGTTGGATACTATCTACACTCAAGTCAATATTTGGCAGAGGGTAAGTGCATACAGGCGGCTAGATATTGCGGAGATATCGCGAAATTTTGAGCCAGGGAAGTATAACTGCTTTAACTTAGGTAGTTTACAACAACCGCGCCGACCAGCCTTAGAAGCCGTAGAAAGCCACGATAAATTGATGATTTTGGGGAAACCGGGAAGCGGGAAAACGATATTTTTAAAGTGGTTAGCCATTCAGTGTAACTTAGGCGAGTATAGAGGCGATCGCGTCCCGATTTTTATTCATCTCAAAGACTTTGCAGAGGCGAGGGAGCAACCAAACTTATTAGAGTACATCACAGAACAGTTTGAAGAATGCGGGGTTACCATATCTAACGCAGTGCTAAATCTGTTAACAGAGGGTTTAGCATTTGTTTTATTGGATGGGTTAGATGAAATTCAGGATGCAGATTTTGAACGAGTTGTAAGAGATATTCACAGGTTTACAACCAGATTTTATACCAATCGCTTTGTAATTACTTGTAGAGTTGCGGCACGCAAATATATTTTTGAACAGTTTACAGAAGTAGAAATTGCTGATTTTGATGAGCAGCAGATGTCTGAGTTTGTCACCAAGTGGTTTCAGGAAGAAGCATCAACAAAAGCAGAATATGTTTTACACAAGCTGCAAGAAAATCAATCTCTGCAAGAGTTAGCGAATAATCCTTTATTGCTTACATTTTTATGCTTATTTTTTACAGAAGTCACAGATTTTGAACAATCAGAAATTTATCAAGAAGCCTTGAATATATTAATTAAACAATGGAATGAGCAGCGTTATATTCAACAAAATGGAAGTAATCAGCAAATTTCTACACAGCTAATCGAAGAATTATTAAGTGTAGTTGCCCAAAATACTTGGGACAGAAGAGAGTATTTTTTTAAACAAGAAGCGATTGAGAAGCAGATTTGTGAATATATTCAGAATTTATCTGATAGTAAAAGAAATTTGAATTTAGCGGAAATTGATAGCGAAGCACTTCTCAAGTATATTCAAGCTCAGAATGGGTTATTAGTAGAGAGAGCAAAAAGAATTTACTCTTTTTCTCATATTACATTTCAGCAGTTTTTAGCCGGTAAACACAGAAGATACTTTTGA
- a CDS encoding tetratricopeptide repeat protein — MSLLVVCSLWGMPKAAQAQALLPHTLQLDASKLEKQGLSLAQEAAQLSQFQQFELALPRARLASQLAPKNDKVWFLLGGLHLQNKEFDAALAALKKAQTLNPKNADVLFAMGSANFQQKKYQLAVANYQAGLKLKPQDADALFDLGNAYYMMGRLPDAIAQYNKAVSYDQKFWPAINNTGLIQYEQGDTQNAIKQWQKAVSLDKQAAEPLLALAVALYTKGDRQQGLAMGEAALRIDQRYGDLDFLKQNLWGERLLSDTKKFLELPRIQAALQQRQSPFNSSQEPQ; from the coding sequence ATGTCTCTCCTGGTAGTCTGTAGTTTGTGGGGTATGCCAAAAGCAGCGCAAGCACAGGCTCTACTACCTCATACACTGCAATTAGATGCCAGCAAATTAGAAAAACAAGGTTTGAGCTTGGCACAAGAAGCAGCACAACTGAGTCAGTTTCAACAGTTTGAGTTAGCTTTGCCACGCGCTCGTTTGGCTAGTCAACTAGCTCCGAAAAATGATAAAGTTTGGTTTCTATTAGGTGGTTTGCATCTGCAAAATAAAGAGTTTGACGCGGCACTCGCAGCCTTGAAAAAGGCCCAAACTCTCAATCCCAAAAATGCCGACGTTTTATTTGCAATGGGTTCGGCTAATTTTCAGCAGAAAAAATATCAGTTAGCTGTTGCTAATTACCAAGCTGGTTTGAAGCTAAAACCTCAAGATGCAGACGCTTTGTTTGATTTGGGGAATGCTTATTACATGATGGGTCGCTTACCAGATGCGATCGCCCAATATAATAAAGCCGTCTCCTACGATCAAAAATTCTGGCCAGCAATTAACAACACTGGCTTAATTCAATACGAACAGGGCGATACCCAAAATGCCATCAAACAATGGCAAAAGGCTGTATCTTTAGATAAACAAGCCGCAGAACCCTTACTAGCGCTAGCTGTAGCCCTATATACTAAAGGCGATCGCCAACAAGGTTTAGCAATGGGAGAAGCTGCACTCCGCATTGATCAACGCTATGGTGATTTGGATTTTCTCAAGCAAAATCTTTGGGGTGAACGTCTACTATCTGATACCAAAAAGTTCCTCGAATTACCGAGGATTCAAGCAGCCCTACAGCAGCGGCAAAGCCCATTCAATTCCAGCCAAGAACCGCAATAG
- the gyrA gene encoding DNA topoisomerase (ATP-hydrolyzing) subunit A, translated as MAKQLNLLSTGQVITTALHTEMQRSYLEYAMSVIVGRALPDVRDGLKPVHRRILYAMHELGLTPDRPYRKCARVVGDVLGKYHPHGDQSVYDALVRLVQDFSSRYPLLAGHGNFGSVDNDPPAAMRYTETRLAAIGHEGMLTEIGDETVEFIGNFDNSQQEPTVLPAQLPFLLLNGCSGIAVGMATNIPPHNLGEVVDGLIALIDQPDLSDEKLFELIPGPDFPTGGEIIGSTGIREAYTTGKGGIVLRGVAQLEEIAPARGSKRRTAIIITELPYQVNKAAWIEKVAELVNQGRLQGISDIRDESDREGMRVVIELKRDINPQEILQHLYHQTALQTNFGAILLALVDGQPRQLSLRQLLLEFLSFREQTLSRRYSYELGKAENRLHLVEGLLLALSNVDTVIEILRQAPDGSTAKITLCSQLNLSEVQADAILAMPLRRLTSLEQQNLQQEFEQLTQQINLLRILLSDRKELLKALKKDLRSLKRKYSDPRRTKLVNLSAEEIKKQGETQSKKSGDRDSENLKVSSEILKSEVPAEEAILEFTHRGYVRRIAVNGKKPKTDNGLNDNDFIIQTQTTDTDKELLVLTSGAKVYPVRVGDIPAITGRSPKGTPLITLLSNTAQGTQEGVINRLLLPDNVENTQMILLTKQGRIKRLALEELSNLTRRVTILKLKDDDELIYSQLITTGKHLIVASSSGRLLRFAVNDEQLPIMGRAAMGLQALRMLRQQQMVGCGVVSGQEELLLVTQEGYAKRLTANQLKAANRGDLGTQALKFTNKTDNLAAMLVAIASGEVALLTNKERIVRLPLETVPFADRDSKGQSVLQLNRDEKIISVVEVR; from the coding sequence ATGGCAAAACAGTTAAACCTTCTCTCCACGGGACAGGTAATCACAACAGCCCTGCACACAGAGATGCAACGGTCTTACCTAGAATATGCCATGAGCGTAATTGTCGGGAGAGCGTTACCTGATGTGCGTGATGGCTTAAAGCCAGTACATCGCCGGATTTTGTATGCGATGCACGAACTGGGTTTGACACCAGATAGGCCATATCGGAAATGTGCCCGTGTGGTGGGGGATGTGCTTGGTAAATACCATCCCCACGGTGACCAATCAGTTTATGATGCCTTAGTTAGGTTAGTGCAGGATTTTTCCAGCCGCTATCCCTTACTAGCAGGACATGGTAACTTTGGCAGCGTTGACAATGACCCGCCAGCAGCGATGCGTTATACAGAAACCCGCCTCGCAGCCATTGGCCATGAGGGAATGCTGACGGAAATTGGCGATGAAACTGTCGAATTTATCGGCAATTTCGATAATTCTCAACAAGAACCCACAGTATTACCTGCACAGTTACCCTTCCTACTCCTGAATGGCTGCTCTGGAATTGCGGTAGGGATGGCGACAAATATTCCACCACACAATTTAGGGGAAGTAGTTGATGGATTAATCGCCTTAATCGATCAGCCAGATTTATCGGATGAAAAATTATTCGAGTTAATTCCCGGGCCAGATTTTCCCACAGGTGGAGAAATTATTGGTTCAACCGGAATTCGGGAAGCCTACACCACAGGTAAAGGTGGGATTGTGTTGCGGGGTGTAGCGCAATTAGAAGAAATCGCACCCGCAAGGGGAAGCAAAAGGCGAACAGCAATTATCATCACAGAACTACCTTATCAGGTAAATAAAGCCGCCTGGATTGAAAAAGTTGCAGAATTGGTGAATCAAGGACGCTTGCAAGGAATTTCGGATATTCGCGACGAAAGCGATCGCGAAGGTATGCGCGTGGTAATTGAACTCAAACGCGATATTAATCCCCAAGAAATCCTCCAGCATTTGTATCACCAAACTGCCTTACAAACCAATTTTGGGGCGATTCTCTTGGCTTTAGTAGATGGACAACCCCGCCAATTAAGCCTGCGTCAGTTATTACTAGAATTCTTAAGTTTCCGCGAGCAGACACTTTCCCGCCGCTATAGCTACGAGTTGGGGAAAGCGGAAAATCGGTTGCATTTAGTGGAAGGTTTACTCTTAGCTTTATCCAATGTTGATACGGTAATTGAAATTTTGCGCCAAGCACCCGACGGTAGCACCGCAAAAATTACTTTATGTAGCCAACTAAATTTAAGTGAAGTCCAAGCAGATGCAATTTTAGCTATGCCATTGCGTCGCTTAACAAGTTTAGAACAGCAGAATTTACAACAGGAGTTTGAGCAACTCACACAACAAATAAATTTATTACGCATCTTACTGAGCGATCGCAAAGAATTACTCAAGGCGTTAAAAAAAGATTTGCGATCGCTCAAGCGTAAATACAGCGATCCCCGTCGAACTAAGCTAGTCAACTTGAGTGCTGAGGAAATCAAAAAACAAGGAGAAACTCAGAGCAAAAAATCAGGCGATCGCGACTCGGAAAATCTTAAAGTTAGCTCGGAAATTCTTAAATCAGAAGTTCCCGCCGAAGAAGCAATTTTAGAGTTCACTCACCGGGGATATGTCCGCCGCATTGCAGTTAACGGTAAAAAACCAAAAACAGACAATGGTCTGAATGATAACGACTTTATTATCCAAACTCAAACAACTGATACAGATAAAGAGTTGTTGGTACTTACTAGCGGCGCGAAAGTTTACCCAGTTAGAGTAGGCGATATCCCTGCAATTACAGGGCGTTCCCCCAAGGGTACACCACTGATTACCCTGCTCTCTAATACAGCCCAAGGTACTCAAGAAGGGGTAATTAATCGCTTGTTGTTACCAGACAATGTGGAAAACACTCAGATGATTCTCCTCACAAAGCAGGGGCGAATTAAGCGCCTGGCGTTAGAAGAATTGAGCAACCTGACTCGTCGAGTCACAATTTTAAAACTGAAAGACGATGATGAACTGATATATAGCCAATTAATTACTACAGGCAAACATCTGATTGTTGCTAGTTCCAGCGGACGGCTGTTGCGATTCGCTGTTAATGACGAACAACTGCCCATTATGGGACGTGCGGCTATGGGATTACAAGCATTACGGATGTTAAGACAACAGCAGATGGTGGGCTGTGGTGTTGTCAGCGGCCAAGAAGAGTTATTACTAGTGACTCAAGAAGGATACGCTAAACGTCTCACTGCTAATCAGTTAAAAGCTGCTAATCGCGGCGATTTAGGCACGCAAGCCTTGAAATTCACTAACAAAACCGATAACTTAGCCGCAATGCTGGTGGCGATCGCCTCTGGGGAAGTAGCGTTACTCACCAATAAAGAACGGATAGTGCGACTACCTCTAGAAACCGTACCTTTTGCTGATCGAGATAGCAAAGGCCAAAGCGTCCTGCAACTCAACCGCGATGAGAAAATCATCAGTGTTGTGGAAGTGCGTTAG
- a CDS encoding RES family NAD+ phosphorylase has protein sequence MVKLIVPPPRFGRPKPKFHILKKGTEFFRIFRTEFGTTALTFREWGPLFRFDHHRANYPSFSYEPLDYQPANDQERGIYYIAPKLSSCLVEVFGDIGCIEITDQLIAIVTATRDLKLLDLRGNGAMRAGANEATLAKTEKRGLSQAWSRYFYEQPEIYSQIHGLIYCNAHNNEDAIAIYERAEHFFSCSPDNVLPLKHELLRGPILKAADENNLEVIPYW, from the coding sequence GTGGTCAAACTCATTGTCCCGCCACCTCGCTTTGGCAGGCCAAAACCAAAATTTCATATTTTAAAAAAGGGCACGGAATTTTTTCGGATTTTTCGCACAGAATTTGGCACGACTGCGCTGACTTTTCGGGAGTGGGGGCCACTTTTTCGCTTCGATCACCATCGCGCTAACTATCCCAGTTTTTCCTACGAGCCATTGGATTACCAACCAGCCAATGACCAGGAACGCGGTATATACTACATTGCCCCAAAACTTTCGAGTTGTCTAGTGGAAGTTTTTGGTGATATTGGTTGTATTGAAATTACTGACCAGCTGATTGCGATTGTGACTGCGACACGAGATTTAAAATTACTCGATTTGCGCGGAAATGGTGCCATGCGCGCTGGTGCAAATGAAGCTACTCTCGCCAAGACAGAAAAGCGTGGTCTTAGCCAAGCTTGGTCACGTTATTTTTATGAGCAGCCAGAAATTTACTCCCAAATTCACGGGTTAATTTATTGCAATGCCCATAATAACGAAGATGCGATCGCTATTTATGAGCGTGCAGAGCATTTCTTCAGTTGTAGTCCAGACAATGTATTGCCGCTAAAACACGAGTTATTACGCGGGCCAATATTAAAAGCGGCAGATGAGAATAATTTAGAAGTAATTCCGTATTGGTAA
- a CDS encoding response regulator has protein sequence MKTVLIVEDDLINARVFSKILTKRGGLDVKHTENVEEVIQIAQSGDADLILMDVSLSRSVYQGKSVDGIKITQMLKSDPQTANLPVILVTAHAMEGDRENFLKQSGADGYISKPVVDHQLFVDQILALLPKD, from the coding sequence ATGAAAACTGTTCTGATTGTAGAAGACGATCTCATTAATGCTCGCGTTTTTTCCAAAATTTTGACCAAGCGCGGTGGCTTAGATGTTAAGCATACAGAAAATGTGGAAGAGGTAATACAAATTGCCCAATCTGGAGATGCAGACCTGATTTTAATGGATGTATCTTTGTCTCGGAGTGTTTACCAGGGCAAATCTGTTGACGGTATCAAGATTACACAAATGTTGAAATCCGATCCGCAAACAGCAAATTTACCTGTAATTCTGGTAACTGCTCACGCTATGGAAGGCGATCGCGAAAACTTTTTGAAACAAAGCGGTGCTGATGGCTACATTTCTAAGCCTGTGGTTGACCATCAACTTTTTGTTGACCAGATACTGGCACTTCTACCCAAAGACTAG
- a CDS encoding RNA-guided endonuclease InsQ/TnpB family protein encodes MKARYQYRFYPTDQQRQSLRSLFGCVRVVWNDALAICKQSEKLPGYNKLSAMLTQSKKTDERKWLSDVSSVPLQQSLRHLDVAYKNFFNSLKSKRKGKKVGVPRFKKKTNSQSAEFTKAGFSIKDGMVYIAKIGTIKPIWSRELPSEPSSVTVIKDCANRYFLSFVVEVEPNITIAKNQSIGIDLGVKTFAVMSNGEKVLSPNYSKHDRKIRKLQRKLARQQKDSKRRNNTRIRIAKQHNQIADTRKDFLHKLSTKIVSENQTIFLEDLNVSGMVKNRRLSRVISLQGWREFRTLCEAKSEKFDRDFRVISRWEPTSQTCSCCGYRWGKIDLSVRSVLCLSCGTEQDRDENASRNIEKVGMGHRHDLKRTGSDCKTTSVASCCEPSRITDVLRR; translated from the coding sequence ATGAAAGCTAGGTATCAATATAGATTCTATCCAACAGACCAACAGCGACAGAGTTTGCGATCATTGTTTGGTTGTGTCCGGGTTGTCTGGAATGATGCTTTAGCTATCTGTAAGCAATCTGAAAAATTGCCAGGATACAATAAACTCTCGGCAATGCTTACCCAGTCTAAAAAGACTGACGAAAGAAAGTGGCTATCTGATGTTTCTTCAGTACCATTACAACAGTCTCTTAGACACTTAGATGTAGCTTACAAAAACTTTTTCAATTCCCTTAAGAGTAAGAGAAAGGGCAAAAAGGTTGGTGTTCCTAGATTTAAGAAGAAAACCAACTCGCAATCAGCAGAGTTTACTAAAGCAGGGTTTTCTATAAAAGACGGGATGGTTTACATAGCTAAAATTGGGACAATTAAACCAATTTGGTCGAGAGAATTACCGTCTGAACCTAGTTCGGTTACTGTAATCAAGGATTGTGCTAACCGCTATTTTCTTAGCTTTGTTGTAGAAGTCGAACCCAATATTACTATTGCCAAAAACCAAAGCATAGGTATTGATTTGGGCGTGAAGACTTTTGCTGTAATGAGCAATGGAGAAAAAGTTTTAAGCCCTAACTACTCAAAACATGACCGCAAGATTCGCAAACTACAGAGAAAGTTAGCGCGACAACAAAAGGACTCAAAAAGGAGAAACAATACTCGCATAAGAATTGCGAAACAACACAATCAAATTGCGGATACCCGTAAAGATTTTTTACATAAACTATCAACCAAAATAGTTAGTGAGAACCAAACAATCTTTTTGGAAGATTTAAACGTGTCAGGAATGGTCAAAAACCGTAGGCTATCTAGGGTAATTAGTCTGCAAGGGTGGCGGGAATTTAGAACTCTTTGTGAGGCTAAGTCCGAGAAATTTGACCGGGATTTCAGAGTAATTAGTAGATGGGAACCTACTAGCCAAACTTGTTCTTGCTGTGGGTATCGTTGGGGCAAGATTGATTTGTCTGTTCGTTCAGTACTTTGCTTGAGTTGTGGTACTGAGCAGGATAGGGATGAAAACGCATCCCGAAATATAGAAAAGGTCGGCATGGGGCATCGGCACGACCTAAAACGGACGGGGAGCGACTGTAAGACCACTTCGGTGGCTAGTTGCTGTGAGCCGTCAAGAATCACCGACGTTCTACGTCGGTGA